GGTCCCATTCTGTTTATTCTTTACATGAATTGTATACTTGATATTGACACGGCAGGTATAATTTCTAGCTTTGCAGATGACACTGTGGTCTTTTATGAGGATGAAACATGGgataaattgaaaaggaaaGTAGAAGTAGATTTAAGGTGCTTGATAGATGCATTCAGTGCCAGATTTTTGACGGTTAACTTCAGTAAGACATGCTTTTTGACATTCAGCTGCTATGCTACAAATATCCCCAATTTTGAGAAACTGAGCATATGTAAGGATGGTGCAGTTATTGAGATATTGAAGAGCCATCAGGTAAAATACCTTGGTATCATAATAGACTCACATATGAGATGGAATTTACATATAGAGAGAATGATATCAGCTCTAAGAGGATTACTACAGAAATTTAGGTTTCTGAAACGAGTTCTGAATTCTCCAAGGATGAAAATGATATACATGCTTTGGTTGAAGGTAGACTAACTTACGGAAACTTGTTGTGGGGGTCGGCTGCAAAATGCTATATTGTGAGATTGGAGAGAATGCAGAAAAGGTTGCTGAAGTTAATAATGGGAAGGCCGAGAGATTATCCTTCGGACAGACTCTTTAGGGAGGCAGATGTTCTGGATATAAGGCAACTATTTTTTCTGAGATGTGTAACGGCAAAATATAGAGAAAGGTTACAATTGGATTATGTAGAACATAACTATGAGACCAGGTGTGTTGCACAGCATAAAACCAGAACAGCCTTCTTCTCCAGCACTGTGGGCCGTCGATCGTTTGAATATCTAGGAAAtagattattcaattttttaccaTGTGATGTAAAAAATTCTAATACAAGAAGACTGTTTCTTATGCGGACAAGAACTTTCCTCAGGGAGCGATCAAGAGACCTTGTTAGCTGCTTGATAGGATGAGTGACGGTGCTTTATTTCTGGGGTGATGTCGGTGGGATTTTGATTCTGGTTGGATGAGCTGGCATGGCGGTATTATTTGGAGAAGATTGGTCCCACGCTCAGGCAAAGCCTTAGTGGGAAAATCTTTTTGTTTATTTGGCATATTGGGGAGGGAATgacatatttgaattttttgtgtatattcttttgttttttttttttttgtttctgtaAGTTTCgtcaaataaacattattattattattattattattattacctgGCTAGCGGGCCGTACTTTGCCCATGCTTATCATAGATTGTAAGCTCTTCAAGAATTTCGAGAAAACGTGGGCTTGAGTGCGACTGATGTCCCATCAGACTTGAATTCTTAATAAGGAATCGAATGGTATTGTACTCAATCTGCAGAAAGTTATTTATGGTTCAAAAACTATGATATTTTGAATGTTCCTAAGAATGCATGAAGTTATTACATTAAGGACCAGTTCTTCAGTTGATTCTATATTTGTACTTCCATGTCAATTTATTGACAAAAATGTAAGTTTTAGAGGTTTAATTTAATTCAAGGGTAAAATTTCGATTAATGCGACATCTTAGAAttcaatgattatttttttatagatataaTTCTTTATAAGGAATAGAAAACTCATAGTTCGGCagttatgaatttttttaatttttgtaaagTGCGGTATCGAATTCGACATTGTTCGTAGGTACGCCAGATTTTTTTCTGGATGCAgaacaagatgaaaaatctatTCGTAGAACtatcaaaaattatattttcatgtatgaaattttttttcagtgtcTTAACCAAACCTAACCTTAAAATGATTCACTTCAATTTTTAgccaaaatttatcaatgattCACATTTCTCCCAATGAATTgcctcaaaatcccaatttgtTGGGTTCTGTTGAGGaaaacattcgaattaattcagaattaCAGTGAACAATAACACAAATGTCATAATTGAGAGCATTTAacgaacatttaaaaaaattatagctATTGAGAGTACTACCATTCGATTCCGCATAAAAAATAGCTGGACATTGAGCAAAAAGAGCTGAATTCTTCGTAAGAGTAATTGAAGCTAGAAAGAGACAAGGCATACTGAACGTCGTAATTTATTAAATCCGAGTTACAGGCAAAATTCGTTAATTTGCAAATTTCTGGAGCCTCAACGAGGAGATTGGCTTGTGAAATTGGATAGAATTATATGAACTACCTCCCATTCCAAGAAGGTTATTCTTTCATGAGCATTATTTAGAAGATCAAATTCAAGTCCTTATGGGTAATACAAATTTGTTATTAAAGGAATCACATAATTTGAACACATCTTAAAAAGAGTGGAAAGCAAGATGATTCAGACAAACCAGATATTTGTGGCAGAGCACAAGCGGAAGAATCCGTACAAGAAATGAAGGTACAGAAAATGGAATACTTGGATGTATTCATTCGTGAAATCAATGGATTAACATGCTGGAGGAAAACAGAAAACAGGggacagtgttccagaaaaaatatcaccctgtagatttgctatcgaaattggcGTGTCACTCGGTGTGAACTATCAGTTATAATATTTATACCAAGTTTCAATTGAATGTTTTGTGGAAGTGTTAatactataagagaaaaactttTAGTGACACCGTTAATATAGTTAGATATTACATGATAAAAAGTTTTTACAAATCAGtttcttagaaataattgtAATATGCAACCAAATTTTCCTGCATGATTAATTTTTGATTCAACTAGCAAAGTTAGAGTTGATAAGGGATAATAGAAAGGTCTCTACCCTCTTTCTTACGTCACTTttatactttttattcacaatttttATGAATCAgaatcttaagcccgtttgcaaaaGCCGAAAATGTTCTCATACACCATGAATTATCTGCAGTTACATATGTACTTTCAGTACATACAATTCACTATTAACCCTTTTCAGgcccaaattaaaaaatttcattcaaaataaacttatattttgaggtcgagaatacatgaaattcaatatatatcattgaatatctatttgcaatttttttaaatggtggTTTCTACATGTAACGACCAGGACTCAACTAATAATACaagtaatattattatttcttgtggaaggcaagaaaacagtttttttttgtcaCCTAAGCAAAGACCAACTTCACACGCTGCAGAACTATTGCAACCCAATCCGAGAGGAAGCCACTTACCACTGTTGCAACTGTTTTGAGATGTAACCATAGGGACGCATGGCATATATATTATTAGAGGTGGTTTCATAGTGAAACCACTAAGACTAAAAGAGTTAAATTGCATACAAAATGatttctgccgttttcttgcctaAATCCTGTAGATAATTCTTgagagaattttcggctgttagAAGTGAGCTTCAAACAACAAAAAGAGGTTAAATTTTATATGCCttaatataaaattcattttacCAGGTAATGTTTGGGCATCTTCTATCACTTTTGTTGGACCAGTATTCATGCTGATCATTGAATCATCAGTACATCCAGTTTGCTGGGACTTTGGATTATCTTCTGTAATTGTTGAACGTGAAAACAGCATTTCAATCTCTGAAACATAAAGTTTTGTTAATTATTTTAcgaagatcttttgtgaccagatattaaacTGGcttactgggatgtcaatcattcttgaatggacatTATAACATCAAACCGTATTTTACCAGGTAATGCTTGGGATTCCTCTACTTCTTGTGTTGAACTAGTGTATCCCGTTTGCTGGGGCTTCGGATCCTCTTCTGTAATTGTTGAACGTGAAATCAACAGTTCAACCTCTGAAACATGAAGTCATGTTAACTTTGTACAAATTCAGAATAGAACAATGAACAGGGTGTTATCGAATACGTGCCGAACGTTTCAAGGTGGTGATCTTGTATTGAAGGAGAAATTTTATGTAAACTAAAGCTTCTGAGCCTGTTCATGTAAATTTGCATgctctcaaaaatgaaaaaatatatgttttaaTTGAAAGTGCTGGGCAGTTGAAGGAATGGCATTTTGAGGCATGTTCTCCTAAAAAAGGCTTcctatgaatattttttccatttttgacAGCATGTAACTTCTTATGACTGGGTCTAAGAGCTTAAATTCACATGAAGGACCCCTTTAAATTTCAGCACTTCCACACTTATTCAATAACACCATTGCTCAAAGATTctcattgaaaaataatcatatcTTACCAGAAAATGGCGAATTCAAAGTTTGGATCTTCGACTGAATCGTCTGAAAAACCAGTAATTTCAGGACTTTTTTTTCCATACACTTCTGTTTCTGAAACATAAAGTTCGCTCCACTAATTAGAAACTCGGCTAAGTATTCCTTATTCAAAGATTTACGATAAGAACAATAAATAATATCATACCAGTGAATGATGAATTGTCAAATGAATCATCTGAAGATTCGGCTACTTGACCATTCCTATTCTCATCTGAACCAGATATTTCTAGAAAAAGATAGAAGTAGAGTAAGAATTCAGAGCAATGTAAGCCTTATTCATAATTCCactatgaaaatatatttgtatCTTACCAGTAATTGCTGAATTCTTTTGCTCATCAGCATCCTCTTTTCTCGATACTTCAGAGTTCTGATCAGTAACAATAGTAACATGATCATCTGGTAATGTGGTTCCTTCTGAACTGTCTCTTCTTTCTGAAGGAGAAGCTTGTATTTCTGTGCCTGAAACATTCAGTTTAATTTCCTCTCAATAAGCCATGAAGTTTGTGGGTATAAAACAGTATTCTTGATTTttcagcttcttgaattttaCTGCTTACACGAAAACAGAGAGGCCTCTAGTCTTTCATCATTATAGCTCATTCCAGAGGTTGTGTATAGTGTGTGGATAAAGcaagaataaaattaatatctgcGTTATTTCAAGCGAAACGCTCCGACATGtcaatttcagttttttattaacCATCTTATGGCATAAAATTGTACATTAATTCAAAGTGACGTcatatattttttctcattttgacatatgaagtgacactttttaaaactcatcgacgttttgaaacgttttacttttcgcaacctGTTAcgcaaattaaaatattttgcaactgatgatgaaacgatacttgctttcatagtaacgTAGTAAAAAGTTGCataatttccgtcactagacgatttaGAAAAAATCTCCTAGAGATGCTTTtaaagacgtttttggtacGTTTAATTTGATTTCATAATCCTATTCGCAAATAAAACatatattgtgtgaaacacgatgggaaacactatttttcgtatttcgcgttctttTGCACAACTCTCTTCGCTCGTTGCGCAgaaacatttcgaaaaatattgttttttccaactggttgcacaaataacttttttcaaatggctaAACCAATTTTTTTGCTGGATTACCAGACGGTGCAACTAAACTATACatggtgtttcatcataaactggacaaacatatatggtgggtaaatgacacctggagaatcacttttgccttatgacatataaCCCGTTTTCGAAGCAGAAGCGAGATGGTGTTCAACGTGGTATTTGAGCAGTATTCAAATGAGtgttttcgctgtagacatgtaaaaaagcagttgtgttcgatttatgaaaaaatttcttcacagaaaatgttcgaaaatttgaaaattatcttcattcagaaaatgaaattcaattcggaaaccgaaaaaaaaaaatcacgaactttGAAGGTTTTTAGccattttgaaaaatacatattaAGTTCTTCGTCTTTTTtgaattgagcactcaaaaatactcagatgtgaccagaaaccgttactttgaaacatttatacataactgaccacactcattagaatattgctcacatacgacgttgaacaccctgtatcccgctcatgcgtcgaaaacggggtttatgtcataaggcaaaaatgattctcccgatgtcaTTTACCgaccatatatgtttgtccggtttatgatgaaacaccctgtacagggtaggcaaaattcattgtctactgaagggatctcgagaactatagcagcttgaagaaaacggacgacacattctctagctcttttttcttgatgaatccaaaactgaaaccagatccagcctaacgttcatagattttgagttatgaacgaaaattgagaaattttcattttcaattaacCTGAATAACTAACTCGCTtgtttgaactcgtattcgaaaaacgttgttacattctacaggcacttttttatgagaaattcgaatatgatattagtacattttttgatccaggcattttcgagatacgacaggtaTTTCGGATTTtacaaatgtaaactatagttggaAGTTCTTtaatcttgctgcaatttttttgctgatttcaaaaatgtatcttatgtcgctattcacatgaatataacataagaaaaaaattcaatactttttcctactTATCGATtcacttttgaattttcagtaggctgtcgtaaccatagcgaccgttgaaaatgcattatggttcgtgaactccacattatcttatgtgaactcaacctgcTGTGATAGAAATCACCGACTGACAAATAATTATTACTTTCATatatcgatatcctttaaaagagagtaaaagagttacgtctgattattaaagaagaaaatttattcaattatcgtttttctatttatgaaagaaacttaaagattaagttatataaataaaatacgatagctatctataattttaattttcacaaaagtaagatgataaaaaataggtacttctgtgaacggtagtattcgaattgtgaaccatcgtaagataagcaatccgtgattccaatcatggctcaggttcacaaaatataatgcatatttaacggttgctatggtaagccaGAACCAGATTCTCTCAACAGAGAATCGTAAAGtaggaaaaaatattgaatttttttctcgtgtaacattcatgtgaatagcgacatatgatacatttttgaaatcagcgaaaaaattgcagcaagatgagagaactttcaactatagttaacatttgaaaaatcagaaatccctgtcgtatctcgaaaatggctgtatcaaaaaatttgataatatcatattcgtcTTCCTTATAAAAAAGTGcttgtagaatgtaacaacagatttcgaatacgagttcaactgagcgagttattcagcttcatttttTACATTTATAGGGAGAATTGCAAAAGCGAACATCGTGCAAAGTTCTCAAACAATTAGAACAAAGATGCGACGAACggcaaaaattatatttctcggagggtgatttcgaaataaaagcATTACAACGGTAAATTGAATGAGTTTCTTTGCAATATAAACAAATTCTAGGATCTGATCTGCTGACCAGGAATGCCGATGTTTTCGTAGTTCTAGACTGAGAATTGTTATAAGTTGCATGAGATTTTGTAACTTTATGGTTATCAttcaaattatatttattttgattcaaggtCGGAGAAGACCTGAGAGTCTCCAGAGTTGAACAATGACGACGTAAAAAAGTTACCGCAATTCTTCAAATTTAGGTATGTCCGTAGTTGGGTTTTCCAATTCAAATCGAGTTATAATGGCATGATCTAAACGTTTAAGTAGGTAGCATCATGAATAGTAAAAAATCCCAACTTTCGGtaagaaatttcaattgtttcaATGCCGTTTTCGGAAAATGTATCAAGCAATTTTCTAAGTTGCATTACATTATCAGAATTTACTTTAGGTGAATTATCTAATTCGTGCCAGAGAGCTTGAGCACGTAATCGAGGATTCGAGTAAGTACACGGAAAAAAATGATCCAGAACGACGGTCGTACAAATGTGCAGCATATACCATTTACATGAATTTCATATATTATCTCTTTAATGTTACATTGACGTAGAAACCCTTTCAGAtacgaatgaaaaaattaatcttACTGGAAATCGTTCTCCAATGACAGATTTCTAGACTATTGACCGAAAAAACCATCTTATCAGTCGCTCTATACAATTTCACACCTCCCTCGTATTCCCGTCGTATAAATGGAATATTCTCATCTGATGTATGTGACCATCCGTTCTTCAAGAACAGACTTCCTTCCTTCTGCTTCCTTCTAGAATTCTCGATCAGCGTCGTATCTGCCCGACAACACGCGATGCACGAAACATCGCCGCGTATTTTGCAAGTACAAACTCGTAATTCGCACTCGCACTTGGACTCGGCCTCTTGCACTTTATTATAGTTGTTCGTCTTGCACGTTATTGTTAATATTAATTCAATTTCCATATTTCTACTTCCATTTGTGAGCAGTGAGCAGTCTTTTATTAAAAATAGACCAGcagtgattttttcaaatggaagccttcctaaaaaaattaaatctagaAGAAGAATATCTACAGAGGTTTCTAGGTAAGTGAACATTTGCTTTATTGTTTATGCTAATTCGGTACATAAGTTCGTCACCTATTCGAGATTTGTAAATTTACGTCatgaattcattctgtacatGTTTATTGCTCTGAAGACCAACCACATCAATTATTCATTGTACAAATTTTCTTCACATGTCTGATAAAGTGGCGTCGAATATGGAATAATTGTTTTTTAAGCATACCAATAAAAATCATATTATCAATGTACAGAATTACACCTGCAAAATCAACATGCATGTTTATTTTGCAGGTGTAATATCGTAAAATCTATACCTATATCATGCTGAAATCTAAAGATTTTTTGGGTTCATTGACGAgggaatataataaataatttcgactaaaataatgaattataaCATTCAATTTATCTCAGTACACATCTGAATGTATCatgatgattttatcagactttTTAATTTGAGATTTTATATCAAACATCTAGGTACATTAGGATCGGGGGATGTAGGAATAATTTGATATATTTTGATGCTATTCGATGATTATGATCGATCTAATGGTACCCATAAAATAAGTACGAAAAAACAATTCACCAAAAACAGCCCCGCCTAATTTATCGGCTGATGTaatgattttatttccagaTGAGGGAATCGATGAAGAGTCAGTTAAATTGCTCGACGCAGacactttgaaaatttcaattccgAAGATCGGACCTCGTCTTAAATTTCAAAGAGCACTCGCTCTTCATGTAGGAAATGAAAGTGTGAGTGACATGAAGTAGCTTTTCTAAATTATTTGGCATTTTCCGCTGACATGTTGCAAAATTCTTGTTAATTTCCAAAGTTATCAGCTCGGCTATCAGTTATGTGCTAATATTATAATCATCAAATTTAATCTTTCACAAGGGGTAAACAGCTGACTGAAATTTGTATACCATAATCTCACCAGAATTCCATAGGGATCCCTTGGAATCCCACACTCCTGTACGTACACCATAATTCCTCAGCAGTTAACCCATCGATctatcaacatttttttttgctaaaTGATTATGATTGATAAAACATTATATTTTAGTACACATCTTCCAGTATTGAAGGGACTCCAATATTTGAATCAatagaatctactgacactGACTGTGAAACTTATTCTTTTTCTTTGGGATCAGAATTAGAGTccattttaaatgaaaatatctcATTAGAACAAGCACCATTAATTGAATCATCACTGAGCAAGAAACCCGAAAGTAAAGGAAGTTCACCGGATCTTCCCAACCGGAATTTAAATTTAGAAGGAATAAAGAGAAAGAGGGAGTTACTTTTTCCCGAAGTAAGTCATACATTAGGCTTGAACAGaacaaaattttaaatcatTTTTATATTGTTGTACCTTGAAGAAATACTTACCATtccgaaaataatgaaatttgtcGAATTTTTAGGGCTTGGAaagttttttgaaatcttcTATAGATGGAAGATTTGTTCTTTCATTCAGAACAAATTTAGGATACCGAAATAGTCtcccaagaaaaaaattatgcaaAGAGATAATCAATAGATTTTTGCAGATAGAACATGTGGATGAGTgagtatttttttcttatttagaTTTGTTTATTTCTTTTTGCAAGGGATTATGAGGGAGTTCAAAGTCAAAATTAATGTGGTTATTCATTTCAGTGTAGCCAAACACCCGTGGATGTTTGAGGAAGCATCAgcagaaataataaaattatttccgaatgaGCAGAAGGAAACATATTATATTCCCTATAAGAAAAAATCTGCAACTAGTCCAAAAAAGGGACCCAAGGGACGCTTATGGTCTAGGTACCATAACGTAAGAAATTTATTAAGAATTACAGAAAAGACAACAAGCACATCTAAAAAGATTCTTTTCCAAGAAGACACCAATGGAAATGGTAAATATAATTGAATGCTTAAATCCTTCCAATTTAGGAATTTTTCGATTCTACAAAACAGAAAAGTCATTTattctttcttttgttttgcaGAAATATTAATAGATCATTCCGAAGATACCAAAAACTACCAATTACTGCATACAGTTTTGGAACCAAAAACGAGAGTTATAGAATTGTGGAAAGCTACTTTAAAATTTAGGAAAACTCATTTCAAAAATCTCACGATAGAAGAAATTTTCGATGAAGTACCTGCACTGAAGACTGATATCGGATCAGAACTGGTAAGTTCCTTTCTTTCAAAAGGATGATATAATATTCTGCCCATGTTGTGactaattggaaaaaatgttttctttaGATCGACTCTGAGTTTAGCGAAAAATTCCCTGAAAATTCTAATAATGTGTACTTGAAGTGGCCTTCTTTATCAAATGCAATACTGAAAGAATCAGAACATAGAAAAATAAAAGCAGTAGAGCACTCTGCTGATGTTGGTGAGTATTTTCTATACACCTAAGGCTACTTGCATAAGCATTTCAGTATTATGGTGTTTAAAAGATTATTGCCACACTTAATTTCTAAATTATTTCCAGATCCATCGATTGTGGCTTTACTAACACTGCCCTTTCTTATACCCCCAGTTACATTGAAAAGAGCGAAAGGGTTCAATTGGAGACCCAGCAGGTCTGAAATAcaagaaagttttttttttcatgttgaaGTAAGTTAACTATGTATTTCAGTCACGTATTGTGTTCACAAGTATAATAATTCCCATCAAACATTCGAGCAGTTATATTCACCTATAATATGATAAAACTAATTGAGTTTTTGTTGGTATGTGAAAGTTTTAGcaataatgttttttgtttcagaaaataGAAGACCTGCCAGcagagccggaactaggattctggcgcctgtGGCGAATTCTCCTAATGCGCCCCCAAGAAATTCTCTTTtctatgttgatttgtatttatctttcataatcgaatacctAGCTTTTTTTGCTGGGAAAAATCATTCCTATTTTAAAGAAATcaatacaaataaaatcaaaataaaagggatacgaaataacaataacattcattcaaaatgaactataatttgacttttcttgctttggtttctgcaagaatatcaatgatgtcgtgattctttttctttgcTATTGATGGGACTGCTATGCTAAATAAGTCAGCTTTTCCTGTCCAGTTAAAGAccttaaataggttttcactaatttcaatttgttgaaagaacgttaatatgtagctgtggcagctgtagttactgataaagtcaagaatattttgagtggacataaatttgtatggatctgaatcgggactatacttcaatgctttcttgtttAATTCGCCAAGTAGAAACCCTTGCAAACATATTCCCTCGAGAAAGCTGTCTTCAGAAACTTCTGGCAAAACACTGAATCTTTCTTCGAGTTGCACtgaaatatagttcaatacttgaatgaggtcctttttcagcttattcttctagtcaaaattaaaatgtttcatcatcagcttctcctccaggctattttatttttcttctctttttctCTTCTGTAACctctatctgtgataatttaccaGCTCTCCAGTTCTCCAGGAGCTATTGTGgtctatgttctgaaggaaatacccccaatcggctaaggttttgcgcctcaatcggtctccgatagtttttttgtAAGTAGATCTCGACATGGCCTTTGTTATCGCGTTGTTATGCGACGCCACAGCCGTCAATAGAGACgttctttagaaggctgtggagacgcattctgttttcagactgatggtgtggactatatcttaataatttattattattaagtatttgattattattctccagTCCATGCTGTGGACTGCGGACGTTGTTTACAATTCCACCTGTATAGTGTTCGTTTACGTTCACATTGATTTAATTCACACACATATGTATAATGTGTTtggcatatttttataatattatgttttgtgttagatattaaatgaaaaatattcaattgaagagaatactgtttttttatt
This genomic stretch from Coccinella septempunctata chromosome 7, icCocSept1.1, whole genome shotgun sequence harbors:
- the LOC123317863 gene encoding uncharacterized protein LOC123317863 — protein: MIHLTIHHSLTIQSKIQTLNSPFSEVELLISRSTITEEDPKPQQTGYTSSTQEVEESQALPEIEMLFSRSTITEDNPKSQQTGCTDDSMISMNTGPTKVIEDAQTLPGKMNFILRHIKFNLFLLFEAHF
- the LOC123317864 gene encoding uncharacterized protein LOC123317864, whose amino-acid sequence is MEAFLKKLNLEEEYLQRFLDEGIDEESVKLLDADTLKISIPKIGPRLKFQRALALHVGNESYTSSSIEGTPIFESIESTDTDCETYSFSLGSELESILNENISLEQAPLIESSLSKKPESKGSSPDLPNRNLNLEGIKRKRELLFPEGLESFLKSSIDGRFVLSFRTNLGYRNSLPRKKLCKEIINRFLQIEHVDDVAKHPWMFEEASAEIIKLFPNEQKETYYIPYKKKSATSPKKGPKGRLWSRYHNVRNLLRITEKTTSTSKKILFQEDTNGNEILIDHSEDTKNYQLLHTVLEPKTRVIELWKATLKFRKTHFKNLTIEEIFDEVPALKTDIGSELIDSEFSEKFPENSNNVYLKWPSLSNAILKESEHRKIKAVEHSADVDPSIVALLTLPFLIPPVTLKRAKGFNWRPSRSEIQESFFFHVEKIEDLPAEPELGFWRLWRILLMRPQEILFSMLICIYLS